The Diceros bicornis minor isolate mBicDic1 chromosome 24, mDicBic1.mat.cur, whole genome shotgun sequence region GCTGCTTACAGTAGATGCCTGATTGTAACTGTCACAGGAGGCACTTACTCACTTAACATAGTTATTGCACGATGCCTGCAGGCTCAGCACTGTGCTATGGGCTGGATTTAGGGAGACAGAGGAAACCCTGGCGAACCATGACGAGGATGTGCAGGGTGAGCTTCGGACTCCAGCAGCACGGAGCTCTGCCTCTGCAGTTAGTATGtggagcacagggcctggcaggcTGTTTGACTTTAGCTGTTGGCACGGATTGTAGGCACTGAAAGGACTGTCGGGGACAACTAGCCCAACGTTTTATTTCACAGGTAACGAAAATAAGGGTCAAGGaatctgcccaaggtcatgcGGGAAGTTAGGGAGATTTGACCCTACAACTCTCATATAAGGCCCTTTCCGTTCCATCGCCCTCCATCCAAAGAGCTTCAGCCAAATCAGCTGAGTGGACCACAGCATAACCTTCTTCAAGACCCTAATGCTGCCAGCTGTTCCCTGGACCAATCGCAAGGACTTGGAAGTGCCCCAAGCTCTCTCCCTGTCTGGCTCATCCTGGCTTGCCTCCTTGTTGCCAATTTGCTCAGATCTCCCAGAGAAAACGTCTTGCCTATGACCTTGCTTTATTTTGCTTCCGATCCTCTGCAATTTCTTCCCACATCTGTTTCTTTTCGCCATATctgctccttcccctctggtagttCCAGGCCCTTGAGGCCTGGAGCACAGAGATCACAGGGCATCTCCTCTAACCAGATCATCCCTGGATCATCTAATTTCCTACCACCTGATCATTTCCATGATCCAAACCTCTTGCATCACCAATGGATAAATAATCTCACTGGTCTGTGCCAGGGTTTTGGGAAGAGGTTTTCCAAGAGTGTGATGTAGATTTAGTTACTCTCCAGCAGGATATGTTttcttggtccagccagcagagTCCTGTCTGATGAGATTCAGCCTAACCCTCTTGTAGGAGGatgctgtctctttctttctacaGCAATGGGGAGGCCAGCTCCTCAGTGGGAGTTCAGGGCTCGGACACCCTGGAAACCCCAATGAACTAAGTAAGGAACCTGAGCTAATGCAGCCCCTTTCTGCCTGCTAACTTCTACTTGTCATTTTGGCCCTGCTTACATTTATCTTCCCTGGGAAGCCATCCATGACCCAGCCCAGGTCCCTGTTTTATACTTGCATGGCACCTGTACTTTTTCTTCATAAAACTTATAGAGATGATTTTAATTATAGTGGTTGAGTGTAGTCTCCATCACTAGATTATAAACTCTACGTGGAGAGGGAAGCATGTCTGTCTTGCCTCCCACTTTAGCCCCAGCAATTAGCATAAGACTGTATcaggctcagtaaatacttgtctaatgaatgaataagtgcatGCCTGTTCCTGTTCGTCTCTGGGtgtttatcaggaaaaaaaagaatatgtaattCATCATATGAAAGGACAAGAACTCGCTAAGCTTCCTTCGCCTGTCCCGCCGGGAGACACTTTGTACTCACAGGTGTCCTTCTAAGCAGAGGCGGCCAAGAATGCGTGGGGGCATTTCTATTGTGACTTCTTCAAGCAGGCTAATCTTCAGCCTCTCAGAGACTGCCAGAGGGAAATGGAAGGAGAACAATATCTATATTCTTTGAATTACCGTGTTTGTGGCCTATTCACATAACATGGAGGATAAGAAATTGGGCCACTTACTTGGGAAGGTAACTtaacctctgtgggcctcagtttcctcttctgtcaagTGGGGATAAATAACTGTCCCTATTGAATAAGATTTTGGTGAGCAATTATAGGGTTAAAAGATGTAAATTGCTTAGCATACATGGGGCCTGACAAATCaaaagtgctcaagaaatgttgGCTATCATTATTAATACTATCATTACTCTCTCTGACTTTTGTGTACCTTAGGAGCAGGGGATCTGTTAAGCTCAGATCTGAGATGGTAAGGAAGACAATGAGGCAAAGTTGTAGGGGTCACTTGAACCTGGTAATATCCTCTTTGCAAACCCAAGCACCCTTCACTCTCACCTGGCACAGAGGTGCCAAATGCCACGAAAACAACAGCTGTGACTGAGTCCTTGAGGCCAATGGTGCATCCAAAGTGGGAGGCCAGGTCCCCAATTATGGCTGTGAGCATGCCGATGATGAGAATGGAGACGACGAAGCAGGCCCAGCCATGGCAGTACTCTGTGGGGGGCACGCAGGCAAACAGCACCTTCCAGAAGACCGTCAGGAAGTGCATGACGTAGTCAAAGCAGGATGGCAGCCTCTCCTCGCCTGactcatcctcatcctcatccccTGCTGGAGGCAAGAGAAACACGCCTGGGAAAGGGCAGCAAGGTCAGATCCCCATTCATGAGGAAGTCAAGTCCAAACCACATCATGAACCTCATCAGCTGGAAGGAGGTTCCAGATCCCTCCTGGGCAGCTGGTGGGGGCCAGGGCATGGGCACCAGAAAACAGTTGGGAAATGGGAACCGAGTTGGGGTGCCCCATTGGTCAATTTGAATGCAGGGTTCCCagggagagtgggagagagaggacaggggaatacagaagagaagaaagaggttaAGAGATAGAGTGGGAGAAGACAAGAGGGACAGGcagtggaggagaaagagaggagggtgGATTTGGTTGCCTAGGTGAAGAAAAGCGAAATCAGCGTGTGCCCACTCTTCACTGGATGCCAATGGGGCTCCTCTCTAATTCTGCAATAACTTCGTGGTTCTGGTCATTATCTGTCTCAGAGGGACGGCTGTCATTCCAGATCATGCGGACACACCACAGAGCCAGTGCCATACTCCAAATATCCCATGGGACAGAGCAGGGATGGGCCTCGTTTGTCCTTGCCAGGAAAGGTGGGCAGAGTTGCCTGTTCAGCAGTCCAGGAGGAGAGGATGTGCTGAGGCATGCTGGCGCCTTGTCAAGGGCAACCTCTGTAATGTTTTCATACCACCCGTGGAAGCTGTGTTTTGAAAGAGCAGGAGTCAGGACCCTTGGGTTCCACTGCAGCTTTGCCATGAAGAGAATCTGAACCTGGGGTAAATCACCTCctgtttctgaacctcagtttcctcatttgaaaagagGGGGTGGTGGTTAGATTATGTGGCCTACattccatttattttctctttggggGCAAAGTAAGGTCATCAGAGAGTGAACTGGGAGTATCTGAAGCAGGCGATGTGAAAAGTGGGGCAGCGGAGGTAGCAGCTCTCTCTTCCTGGCTGTACTTTAGCTGTGGCTCTGGGGCCCTGGGGATATGACCCCGTGGGTTGCTATGACAACAAAACCTCATGAAAAGAGACAAGGCCAGTAGTGCTTGGGCAGGCCATACAAGGAGGCCTCAGTGGTACTGAGAGGCAAGattggtgatggtggtgggagCATTTCCCATCCCCATTCCAACACGTCTGCAGGCTTCTGGGACACTGGCTCTGCTGTGAGTCACCACTGAGGGAACCTGTCAGTAAATGGTGCAGGAGAGGTTTGGAATCATCTGGGGCAGAGGTTTGTCAGAGTCAATGCAAAGATTTTACAAACTCTGGACCCCCACATCTCTAAGTCAGAATagtccctcattttacagaaaaggaggaCTAAGTTAATAAGAGGAAGGAATGATGGAAACCAGAATTTATTGAGTTCATGTTTGGTACCAGATTCTGTGCCTTTCTACTTACTTTGCTGAGAAAGGTAGCAATAGTTCTCTTTTgggatgaggaaatcaaggcgcAGAGAGCATAACCTGTCCCAGTCCACACAGCGGAACCAGGATTTGAAACCAGAGATAGCCAGGCTTTTTCAGTTACCCTGTGATTCTTTTCCAAAGTGACCCAGTGAAACAGGCAAACATCTAGGACTAGAGCTGGGAAGACTGGACACAGAGGCCCTCCCAGAAATTGGCAGGCTGTTGATGTggttctgtttttccttctctggtGTTGTCTGCTTCTCCCAGCAAGGGCTGTGCCCATCTTGAGACCCTCTTACCTGCACTGACAGTGATGGCCTCCATGAACTGGTCCCTCCAGGAATGCGTTCCCACAACCAACGCCAGGTTTGTCTTCTTGATCAATTTGTCCACTGTACTCTGTCAGGGAGATAAAAACTTGGAATCATGAGGTTAGAATGCTCAGAACCATTGAGGAGTCTGGTGTTTCAAGAGAATGAAAGGAGCCCTGCATTTCAGTGGGCTCCATGTGGGTTCTAAAAGTTACGCATGGAATGGTCTTGGGTGATATCTTCTGGGACAATTCTTCCATTTCCCTTTTCTTTGGCTGTGACTACTGACATTGGATATTTAGAGtaatacaatagagaaaaatggTAACGATGTCAATAAACCTTGCCCTGGAGGAGTAAATTTTAgtatctttgttttaaaaatacagttaaaCAACAGTGATGATACATCCAGGGGCTTTATAGCCCATTTAGTCCATATAATATGTTATGTTCCTCACAATATTCCTAGGATACAAATGGCCAGAACTATTCATTCCATGTTacgaatggggaaactgaggctggggtggGTAAGTGATTCGTTCAGTTTCAACTTCACACATTCAGTGGTGAAATTGGAACAAAACTCCATGTCTTCTACCTCCCACCCCATCACTCTGTCATCCAATTAGATCTCACTTATGGCCTGACCTTGAACTCATAGGACTCTTCAATGATGACCTCTAGTTTGGGGTGTTCACCCAATACTGGCTTTCCCATTTCTGCTATTCTCttggcctcctcttcctccacagtCAGCTTCCTGTCTGTCATCTCtgcaacaaaacaaaatcagaCTAGTTTTAGCACATTCACCATTCCCTAGAAGTCTAAAGCTCAGAGTATTAGGCATGTGAGGCGGGCACATAGCTCTTGAGACTGcagattttgtgtattttttagtgCCTCTTTCAACAAAGTGCTGAACATTTTATGGCCATCAGACCACGAGAGGGTTTCTTGCAGGCCTGGTATAAGCATTCCTTTTTCCAATTTATACCTGGGTGAGCAACCTGACCCAAAGACCTTCTGAGAAATAGCATCAAGCGAAGTCCCCAAGTCATTTGGTGAGATACTAGAGAGTTGAGAACAAAAGCCAAATCTCTTGATCTTTAACCATTCTGAACTGTTGGGCCTGTTTGTTCAACTACTTCATGAAAGAGTTCTTGGGGGCCAGAAGCACATTTTAATCCAAAGGGAATGTCTACTGGTTCACATTAACATCTGTTTCTAACACTGTTTGGACTATCCTCTCTATAAAGGAGAAAGGAGGGATGTTTCCAGGAATATCTACATTTCATACAAGTGACTATTATCGTTACAATGAGAAACTTGGGAgatttccccccaaaattcatgatTTTCCAATGAAAGTTCCCCAGGATTTCTACAGGAAATAGGCACATTTCTTCTGGAACACAAATACttgttcaaaaacaaaacaaaagaaagctcttcctttactttcttttgaGGCATTCCCTGTGTCTCTCAGCGTCTTGCCTTATGTATCAGTAGTCTCTTCTCACGTTGAACAGTTAGAAATTTTTTCCAATTCAGCTGGTGAGTCCATTTTAAGACTACTTCACCATGAAGACATGTTTTCTGGATTAGAGTGAAATAGAGATTGAATCTTTTTATTCTCCTTTGATTAGAAAATTGCTCTCGGCAGCCTGTTTCTTTCAGAGCTCATTTAAACATCTTTCCATCCAAGTCCACATTCTTACATGCAATTAATTCTTTTATTTGCATCCTTAATTGCTTTCATTCCACACAGTGAATCTCCTAGGGGAATCCTCTAGTCCTTGGATAAGCTCAAGGACAAAATTGGCCAGAGGCCAAGAAAGTCTTCTTTTCTCTCTATCTTGGGAACTGGTGAAGCATGCGGAGGAGTGAGACTTGAGCTCTTGAGGTTGCAAGGAAAGGAATTCACTGGAAGGCTGTAAGCCAAAGGTGTAAGTTACCAAGAAGAGAACCTATTTTATAGAAGGATTTTCTTAGTTGGCCTGAATGAAGATGGTAAGAGAGTGTGCGGAGGATTCCTGAGCTGGCTGTTTTACTCAGTGCTTCTGGCATTAAATACAGAAGACAATCCCAAAATGCTTGGGAGCTGTCCATGGTGCTGTCCTCCTGCTAGCGTTAGTGATCACTTTTGGAAACAATGATTTCTCAAGGATCAAGGTCCTTCCGTATATTTCTACGTAAGCAGATACCCTCTAGCAGCCTGACTTCAATTTAATCCATTGATTCTGTCTCTTATTAACTAATTCTGAAGGTACATCTGGGTACATCCAGGGTTCTAGCTATGAAGTCAGCGATCCTAGAAGCCAGACTGCAAGCCACTCTGAGAAAAACTCTTTGGAAAAAGACATATAGATTCCTTAAAAGCATGGGTACGCTTTTCCTCTACTTGTAAGTTTTGGCACCATCTCACAATGCCCATCCAACAGTGACAGTATTATTCCACTCTTGCCTCCCTAATTCCTCCATGTCATACCCTACATGTGCCACAAGAACTTTATACCAATATAATGAACTCTCCAGTGACATATAAATGTACCTGTCTAACCCCTTTTCTAGCTATCAATCTAGCACTATATCCATCTAGAAGGATATTGATCTACCTACTGACCTGTTCACCCCTGTAGTGACAGTCAGTTTTTCCACCTAGCCTTCTGCAAAAATCTCTTTGACAAATAACCAATCTTCTACCTTTGGATCTCCCTCAGCACCTGAGAGAtactccatatatatatatatatctgttaattGATCAATTCACTTGCCTTTAAATCAACTCTGACTTAGTGTCTTGGTTTGGTAGCTATTCCtgcctttttctatttttgtaatgaTCATTCCTTT contains the following coding sequences:
- the SLC8A3 gene encoding sodium/calcium exchanger 3 isoform X5; amino-acid sequence: MPGIESLDLISYSEMTDRKLTVEEEEAKRIAEMGKPVLGEHPKLEVIIEESYEFKSTVDKLIKKTNLALVVGTHSWRDQFMEAITVSAAGDEDEDESGEERLPSCFDYVMHFLTVFWKVLFACVPPTEYCHGWACFVVSILIIGMLTAIIGDLASHFGCTIGLKDSVTAVVFVAFGTSVPDTFASKAAAIQDVYADASIGNVTGSNAVNVFLGIGLAWSVAAIYWALQGQEFHVSAGTLAFSVTLFTIFAFVCISVLLYRRRPHLGGELGGPRGCKLATTWLFVSLWLLYILFATLEAYCYIKGF
- the SLC8A3 gene encoding sodium/calcium exchanger 3 isoform X6; protein product: MERGISEMTDRKLTVEEEEAKRIAEMGKPVLGEHPKLEVIIEESYEFKSTVDKLIKKTNLALVVGTHSWRDQFMEAITVSAAGDEDEDESGEERLPSCFDYVMHFLTVFWKVLFACVPPTEYCHGWACFVVSILIIGMLTAIIGDLASHFGCTIGLKDSVTAVVFVAFGTSVPDTFASKAAAIQDVYADASIGNVTGSNAVNVFLGIGLAWSVAAIYWALQGQEFHVSAGTLAFSVTLFTIFAFVCISVLLYRRRPHLGGELGGPRGCKLATTWLFVSLWLLYILFATLEAYCYIKGF